Proteins encoded within one genomic window of Macrotis lagotis isolate mMagLag1 chromosome 3, bilby.v1.9.chrom.fasta, whole genome shotgun sequence:
- the PRDM11 gene encoding PR domain-containing protein 11 isoform X4 gives MTCGEKKEKPGENPFSVHNNANKIQNSSQKVVAKNRMTENLKACLAHTQASMGEMVTVKTEVCSPRRDQDYGQPCSGRPDPPSMEVESKKPKGKRELIMTKSFQQVDFWFCESCQEYFVDECPNHGPPVFVSDTPVPMGIPDRAALTIPPGMEVVKETSGQNDVRCMNEVIPKGHIFGPYEGQISTQDKSAGFFSWLIVDKNNHYKSIDGSDETKANWMRNMTSMTERKRKPKFSKDELDILVTEVTHNEAVLFGRETMRLSHADRDKIWEGIARKITSISQVPRSVKDIKHRWDDMKRRTKDKLAIMQKSLSGPGSGSHPPTIILTAHERAIESTLHTSHSIRGFPRADLNGVDSPSTSYDEDEETPGPSHQPPLTSLHRDQEEAAHMTRPALFQSLSSSNQSETVGAKPEDMPHPSSQAPPQPHSQSPPLSGFDRHHFHSHAQESEPFQRFCQELVTVHRGMADSMHTIGQAMKELTGWVSQMCQTLSEIRDGVRALQRGPSLAATTDTPLQPEPHQAEPNLEPTPPARTTRSRKRKHNF, from the exons atgacttgtggagagaagaaagaaaaaccaggagaaaatcCATTCAGTGTCCACAATAATGCTAACAAGATACAGAATTCAAGTCAAAAAGTAGTGGCCAAG AACAGAATGACTGAGAACCTGAAGGCCTGCTTGGCTCATACCCAGGCTTCCATGGGGGAGATGGTGACTGTGAAGACAGAGGTCTGCTCACCCCGACGGGACCAGGACTATGGTCAGCCCTG CTCCGGGAGGCCTGACCCTCCATCCATGGAAGTGGAATCCAAGAAACCGAAGGGGAAGCGAGAGCTGATCATGACCAAGAGTTTCCAGCAAGTAGACTTCTGGT TCTGTGAATCCTGCCAAGAGTATTTTGTTGATGAATGCCCCAACCATGGCCCACCCGTGTTTGTGTCCGACACACCCGTGCCTATGGGCATCCCTGACCGAGCAGCCCTCACCATTCCACCTGGCATGGAAGTTGTCAAGGAGACCAGTGGGCAGAATGATGTTCGCTGCATGAATGAAGTCATCCCTAAGGGACACATCTTTGGACCGTACGAAGGGCAGATCTCAACGCAGGATAAATCAGCTGGCTTCTTCTCCTGGTTG ATTGTTGACAAGAATAACCATTACAAGTCTATCGATGGATCGGATGAAACCAAAGCCAACTGGATGAG GAATATGACATCCATGACTGAACGTAAGAGGAAGCCTAAATTCTCCAAGGATGAGCTGGACATTCTGGTCACTGAGGTGACCCACAACGAAGCTGTCCTCTTTGGGAGGGAGACGATGAGGCTGTCCCATGCCGACAGGGACAAGATCTGGGAAGGAATAGCTCGGAAAATCACCTCCATCAGTCAAGTGCCCCGCTCAGTGAAGGACATTAAGCACAGATGGGATGATATGAAGAGACGTACTAAGGACAAGCTGGCCATCATGCAGAAGTCACTGTCTGGTCCTGGCAGTGGAAGTCACCCCCCTACCATTATCCTTACCGCCCACGAGAGAGCTATTGAGTCCACGTTGCACACCTCCCATTCCATCCGTGGCTTCCCAAGAGCAGATCTGAATGGTGTGGACAGTCCTTCGACTAGCT atgatgaagatgaggaGACTCCTGGACCCTCACATCAGCCTCCTTTGACATCTCTGCATCGAGATCAAGAAGAAGCTGCCCACATGACCAGGCCAGCCCTCTTCCAATCTTTGTCCTCCTCTAACCAATCAGAGACAGTGGGAGCAAAGCCAGAGGACATGCCCCATCCATCATCCCAGGCACCCCCACAACCCCATTCCCAGAGCCCCCCACTCTCAGGCTTTGATCGACATCACTTCCACTCTCATGCTCAGGAGTCTGAACCTTTCCAACGGTTTTGCCAGGAGCTGGTGACTGTCCACCGGGGCATGGCAGACAGTATGCATACTATTGGCCAGGCTATGAAGGAACTGACTGGGTGGGTCAGCCAGATGTGCCAGACGCTGAGTGAGATCCGAGATGGAGTCCGGGCACTCCAGCGGGGACCCAGTCTGGCGGCTACCACAGACACACCACTCCAGCCTGAGCCCCACCAAGCAGAACCCAACCTGGAGCCAACCCCACCCGCACGGACTACTCGATCtcggaaaagaaaacacaatttcTAA